The DNA window GACTCGTGTCCCTCGATGACCAAGAGCCTCTGGTCGGGCGACGAGCGCTACCTCGAGGAGTACTGGTCGACGTGGCCCGACCTGTGGGACCACGGCGACTTCGCCCAGAAGGACGCGGACGGCTTCTGGTTCCTCCACGGCCGCGCCGACGACGCGCTCAACGTCGCCGGACGGAAGGTCGGTCCGGCCGAGATAGAGGGGGTGTTGATCGACCACGACGCGGTCAACCAGGCGGCCGCGGTCGGCGTCCCGGACGAGACGACGGGGACCGCCGTCGTCGCCTACGTCGTCTTGGAGCCCGGCGTCGAGCCGACGGCGGCGCTCCGCGAGGAGCTGCGGGACCTGGTCGGCGCGGAACACGGCAAGCCGTTCCGGCCGCGCGAGGTGCTCTTCGTCGACGCCTTCCCGAAGACGCAGTCGGGGAAGGTCATCCGGCGCGCCATCGCCGCCGTCCACCGCGGCGACGACCCCGGCGACCTCTCGTCGATGGAGAACCCCGAGGCGCTCGAAGGGCTTCGAGACGCCGAGTGAGCGCCGGACCGGCCCGGACGCGTTCGCGTTCGAGTTCGATCAGTTCGGCGTGATCGCCCCGGTCGCGGCGTCGGCGACCGCGGCGTAGTCGGGCTCCTGGCCGTGCCCGTCGGCCAGCCAGCGGTACGTGACGGTTCCCTCGGCGTCGATCACGAACACCGACCGGCGGGCGACGGCGTCGACGCCGTAGCCCTCGAAGTCCGCGACCGCGTCGTATGCCTCGATCGCGCGGTGATCGGGGTCCGCGACGAGCCCGAAGGGGAGGTCGTACTCCTCGCGGTAGGCGGAGAGCGCGTGCGGGAGGTCCGTGCTGACGCCGAGGACGGTACACGCCTCCGGGAACCGGTCGAACTCGTCGCGGATCGTCCGCATCTCGTCGGTACAGGTGCTCGAGAACGCGGCCGGGAAGAAGGCGAGCACGACCGGGCCGTCGCCGATCCGGTCCGAGAGCCGGAACGGTTCGATGTCGTCGGTCACGAGCGAAGCGGCGAAGTCGGGCGCGTCGTCGCCTACGTCGACCATACGGACCGATGGTCGCGAGCGCGTATATACCGGACGGTCGACGGCGTCCCGGACCGGTCGTCGGGACCCCCCGAAGGCAAAAAGACTATAATCGACACAGGGTTACCACCGGGTAGAGATGACAAGCGCGATTCCACTGATCGGCGGCATTCCGGCGGGGCCGGAGCTCCTCATAATCCTGCTCGTGTTGGTCCTGTTGTTCGGCGCGAACAAGATCCCGAAGCTCGCACGCTCGACCGGGCAGGCGATGGGCGAGTTCAAGAAGGGCCGCGAGGAGGTCGAAGAGGAGCTACAGAAGATGCAAGAGGGCGACCTCGACACGGACACGACGACCGAGACGACGGCCGAGCCGCCCACCGAGGCGACGACGGATACGACGGCCGACGACGACCTCGAGACCGAAACCGAGACCGAGAAGGAATCGAGCGCGTAACCGACAGCACGCGTAGCCGACGCCTCCTCCCGCGGTCCCCGTTCGATCGTCCCCTTTTCCATCTCGGGCGCGTGGCCTAGCGGATAGGGCGAGGGGTTCCTAACCCCTCGATCGCGGGTTCGAATCCCGTCGCGCCCGTTCCCTCACTACGTTCGGTCACGGGCGCGACTGACCCACGCTCGCTTCGCTCGCGTGGATCCCGTCGCGCCCGTTCGTTCGCTTCGTCCGATCGCGGTGATTCATATTCGAACCGGTCAGTACAGGCGAAGGAGCGATCGCCCGAGCGGTGGCGCGAACCCGACCGCGAGGCTGGGGAGGTGTGAGGTGCGGTGCTGTGCGGTGGGGGTGGGACTCAAGGGGGCAGCCGCGAGGGCGAAGCCCGACGACGTAAGCACCGGAGCGAGTGAGCGGAGCGAACGAGCGAGGAGCACAGCGAGTCGTGCGAGTCCTCGCGGCTGGGGCTTTGGAGATGTTCATCGTCCCAGGAACGATCCCGTTCTCACCACCCCGATCTCTACTGAAACACCCGTGCTATAAGCATTCGACTTCTACCGTCTCGTCCGCCTCTCAGGCCGGATCTTCATCCAGCCGCCGAAACGACCGGCTCGCGAGCCACACCGAGAGTGCGGCGATCCCGAGGGTGGCGAGCGCCAGGCCGACGCCCGGCTCGTACAGGAGCGGCGGATAGTAGCCGACCCAGTAGTCGACGACGACGTTCGCGACGCCGAGCGCGCCGGCGACCGCCAGCGCGCCGCGGGTCGTCCGCCCGAACGCCGGGAAAAGCAGCGCGAGGCCGACGAAACACAGGTGGGTCCCCAACACGCCCCAGTAGTAGATCCACGCGTCGGGGGCGATCACGTACGACTCGAACGCCAGGTTCAGCGAGACCAGCGGCCACAGCCCGAACTGGACGAGCCAGACGAACGAGAGCGTGTGGAGGTACGCGAGGGCTCGGTTCGTCGGCGTCTCGGCCACCGGGTCGCCGGAGCCGACGGTCGGCAGCAGCGTCGCGAGCGAGAGCGCGCCGAGCGCGACCGCCACCGCCGAGTCGGCGTACAGCGGCCACAGGACGGTCGGGACCTCCCCGAGGGTGCCGGCGTAGTAGTCGACGCCGATGAGGAACATGAACGCCGTCAGCGCGAGGGTGACGACGAGGCTGCGCGGCTCCCCGAGCAGCTCCTCCGCGACCGCGTCGCGCACTCGTCGACGAACCGCCCGATCACGCAGGCGACGGAGACCGTGCAGCCGACGGAGAGGAGTCACGTCACCGACTGCGCGGAGGGACGGCTAAAAGTTCACGCTCCCGACACCGGGGTTATCAATCCCGGATATTTGCGAGACACCTTTTTCAACGGGAGAGGAGTGGATCACCCTATGGACGGAGGGGACGCGGGGCACGACCCCGTCACCGACGGGAACGGTGACGAGGGGGAGGGGGCGGAAGCGACGCCCGCGTCCGACGACGGTGCGAACGCGACGAACAGGCCGGATCCGCCCACCTCCGGTGACCCCGTCAGGGTCGGCCGGTACACCTGGCGGGAGTTCCTCCAGGAACGCGGCGACGACGACGTCGCCGCAACGCTGTACGAGTGGGTCCCGAACGTCCCCACGGTGCCGGCGGGGGCGGTCAAAGGCCGGTTCGCTACCGCGGACCGCACGGGCGGGACCCTCCGGGCGGTCGGCGTCGTGGAGCCCTTCCTGGCGGACGGCAAGACGGCCGTCGACGGTCACGGAACGCCCGAGGAGGGGACGCTCGTCGTCGGCGACCGGGACGTCGTCGTCGACGGTCGCGCCGTCTTCGAGGACCGTACCGCCCTCGACGAGGACACTGACCTCGACGAGGACACCGACCTCGACGACGAGCCTGCCGAACCGGACGGCGCGTCGGAGTCGGTCGTCGTCTCCGGCACGGACGTCGAGCCGGCCCCGGCCGGCCCGCCAACGGATCTCGACTGGGACCGCGTCGCGTTCGATCCCGCCGAGCTCCTCGGATTTCACCCGACGGCGGGCGCGGACCGGATCCGGTCGGCCGCCGCGGTCGGCGAGGTGCTCTGGGACCGGTGTCACGCCCGGTACAACCTCTACGAGGTGCCGGTCCTCAAGGGGTACTACACGTGGGACGACTACGCCGACGAGTACTTCTACGACGAGGAGGGGAACCCGCCGACCGACGAGGAGGGGGAGCCGCTCGCGTTCACCCACGCGGACAAGGTCGACGCGCTGGGATTCGACCCGGACCGGATCGGCGAGGCGCTCTCGGCCGGCGGAGAGGCGGCCGCGGAGCTCGCCGACCTCGTCGACGAGCGGACCGTCGACGTGGATCCCGACCTCGACGAGGACGCGTTCTTCTCGACGGCCGACGGGGCGACGACCTTCGTGAACCGGTACGACCTCGAGAAGGCGGTGCCGATGCCGAAGAAGACGCACTTCCGCGAGGAGGAGCGCTACTGGGTGAACGAGCCGTACGCGTTCGTGATCGTCTTCCGCTCGACGAAGGAGAACGAGCGGAAGTACTACGCGGTCCAGCCGTACCTGACGCGGATCGAGACGGACCTGATCGAGTTCCTCACGGGGAAGCTCCGGACGTCGATCAAGTACGCCGACGAGTCGATCGCGGGCGGCGACGAGGCGTTTCGGGAGGGCGTCATCGCCGAGGAGACGCGAACGCTACTCGACCGATACGGCCTCTACGAGGAGTCGTCCGGGACGAACGAGTTCGTGAGCGACCTCCTCGGCCGGCTCGATCGGATCGACCTCGGACGGTTCGGCATCGATCCGACCGCGGGGGTTCCGGGCCGGCTCGCCGAGGCGCTCGGGTATCAGCCGACCGACGGGGGAAGCGACGGTGACGCCGAGGACGCCCCCGTCCGGATCAGCGCCCGCCCGGAGCCGGCGGTGCTCGAGGAGGACGCGCGGACCCTCTCGGCGTACCAGGTCGAGAAACTGCTGTACTACCTCAAACGCGACTTCATCGGATACGAGCGGATCGACCCCATCAAACACGACATCAACGTCGAGGACATCTCCTGTGACGGGTACGACTCGCCGGTCTTCGTCTACCACGCCGACTACGAGCAGGTCATCACCAACGTCTACCACGGCACCGACGAGCTCGACGACTTCGTCGTGAAGCTCGCCCAGCGGTCCGGTAAGGGGATCTCGAAGCGCCGACCGCAGGTGGACGCGACCCTCCCCGACGGCTCGCGGGCGCAGCTCACGCTCGGCAGGGAGGTCTCCGACCACGGGACCAACTACACGATCCGGCAGTTCAACGACGTCCCCTTCACGCCGATCGACCTGATCAACTGGCGGACGTTCTCGCTCGACCAGATGGCGTTCCTCTGGCTGTGTATCGAGAACAACAAGAACCTGATCTTCGCGGGCGGGACCGCCTCCGGGAAGACGACGAGCCTGAACGCCGTCTCGCTTTTCATCCCCTCGAACGCGAAGATCGTCTCGATCGAGGACACCCGCGAGGTCGAGCTCCCGCAGCGCAACTGGATCGCCTCCGTCACGCGCCCCTCCTTCTCGGACGACGACAAGGGCGACGTCGACGAGTTCGACTTGCTCGAGGCCGCGCTCCGGCAGCGTCCCGACTACATCGTGATGGGCGAGATCCGCGGCGAGGAGGGCCGGACCGCCTTCCAGGTGATGTCGACTGGCCACACCACCTACACGACGTTCCACGCCGACTCCGTCGGTGAGGTGCTCAAGCGGTTCACCACCGACCCGATCAACGTCTCGAAGACGATGTTCACCGCCCTCGATCTGGTGTCGATCCAGACGTCGACGCGGGTCCAGGGGCGGAAGGTGCGCCGGAACAAGTCGCTCACCGAGATCAACCACTACGACGCCGAGAACGACGAGATCAACGTCCAGGACGTCTTCCAGTGGCAGGCCGAGACGGACGAGTTCCTCCGGATGGGCGACTCGAACGTCCTCGAGGAGATCATGTTCGACCGGGGGTGGAGCCGGGCCACCCTCGACGAGGAGCTCCGCAAGCGTCGGATCGTCTTGGCCTACCTCATCGACCGCGGGCTCAACAGCTACGCGCAGGTGGCCGCGACGTTCCAGGCGTTCATCAACGACCCCGAGACGGTCCTCGCGCTGATGGCCAACGACGAGCTGGAGCGTTCCCTGGAGGACCTCCGGGAGATGGAGTCGGTCCTGATCGACGTCGACCGGGACAAGGAGGAGATGGTGCCGCGGCCCGACCCCGACGAGGACGGGCGCGAGGAGGCGGCGGCGATCCTCGCGGACGCCGAGGACGTGTTCGAGACCTACCGCGGGTCGATCCCCGACTCGGTCGCCGACGCGCTGCTCGCGGTCGATCCCGCCCGGAGCGTCGAGGCCCGCCCCGACGACGATCGGGAGGCGCTCGCCGCGGTCGCGGCCGGCGCCGCCGAGTTCGAGGCGGAGGCGAGCGGCCCGTCTGAGGCGGAGGCGAACGGGGCGTCCGAGGCGAGAGCGAGCACCCCGTCCGAAAGGAGCGGGACGACCGCCGGCAGCGACCCCGCTCCCGACGACGGCTCCGCGGACGCCGACGGCGACATCGACTTCGGCCGCCCGTTCGGCGACGGGATAGACGTGGTCGGACCGGTTCCCGAGGCCGACGCCGGAGTGGACGACCTCGTCGGAGGCGGCGAGTCGATCGAGGGGACGCCGGCGGACTCGATCGATCGCGAGTGGGACGACGAACCCGCCGAGGAGAACGGCGAGGTTGACGGCGAATCCGTCGACGGGGGGCGCCTCGACGAGAGGGCCCTCGACGGGGTGGAAGACACGGTCGACGACGCGGATCCGGATGCGAGTGAGGCGGAAGGCGACGAGGAGAGGGACGACGAGGGTGGGATCGACCGCGACGACGAGAACGAGATCGAAGGCGACGAGGACGGCGACGACGCCGACCCCGTCGACGACGGGTGGGGGTTCGAGGCCGTCGAGCCGGCCGAGGAGGAGGGGTGACGCCGTGAGTTCCAATCGGAGGCGCCGATGAGCCTCGACGCGGATGTCGGGGGAGAGTCGGTCGACGGCGACCTCCTCGGGCAGCTGTTCTACCCCGTCTTCGGGCTGCTCTTCGACCCCGACGGCGACCTCGTCGGCGATGTCGAGCGCAAGCTCGCGGAGGCGCGGATGCCCGATCCGGTCGAGATGTACGTCTCGCGAGCGCTCGGGATCGGCGTCCTGATCGGGATCGCGTTCGCCGTCGTCGGGACGCTTCTGGGGTACGGCGTCTTCGCGCTCGGGCTGATCTCGCCCGAGTCGCTGTCGCTCGGGATCCCCGTTCCGAACCCGGGGACTCGACGGCTGCTGCGGTCGCTCGTGGTGCCGGTCGCGGTCCTCACGAGCGGGATCGTCTTCGGGTCGATCGGCTTCGCGACGGGGTTCGGCGGGCTCCTCGCGGTCCCGTACTCGCGGTCGGCGAGCCGGGAGCGGGAGATCAACCTGCTTTTAGCCGACTCCGTCTCCTTCATGTACGCGCTCTCGGTCGGCGGGCTCAACCAACTGGAGATCCTCCGGGCGATGGCGACCGCCGAGGACACCTACGGGGAGGTCTCGCGGGAGTTTCAAAACATCATCAACGAGACGGAGTACTTCGGCACCGACTACCGGAACGCGATCCGGACGCAGTCGATGGAGACGCCCTCCGAGGAGCTCTCGCAGTTCCTCGCGGACATGCTCTCCATCGTCAACTCCGGCGGGGAGATGGAGCCGTTCCTGAAGGACAAAAAGGAGAAGCACCTCCGCACGTCCAAACAGGAGCGCGAGATGACCCTCGAGACGCTGGAGCTGTTCGGGGAGATGTACATGACGCTCTCGCTTTTCCCGCTTCTGCTCATCATCATCCTCGTGATCATGGGGATGATGGGCGAGGCCGACGACCGCCTGCTGTACGCCACGGTGTACGTCCTCATCCCGCTCACGGGGCTCGGCTTCCTCGTGTTGGTCTCGACCGTCAAACAGGACGAGCCGGGCGACGGCTACCTCCGGCCCGACGGCGGCAGCGACCGGCTCCGCCAGACGAGTCGCGAGGGACTCCTCCACTTCGGACTGATAGAGGCGTTCGTCGGGCGCGCGAGCGTCTTCGACCGGATCCGCGACCGCGAGGGGACCCACAAGACGAAGCGGATCCTCGCGGCTCCGCACCACTTCCTGCGGGACAACCCGCTGTACACGCTCGCGATGACGGTCCCGGCCGCGCTGGCGCTCGTCGCCGTCGCGGTCGCGTCGGGGTCCGCGCCGACGACCGTCGACGGCTGGATCGACCGCCCCGTCTGGTCGGCGTTCATCTGGGTGTACGTTCCGGCGTATCTGACGCTCGTGCCGCTCACGGCGTTCTACGAGTGGGACCAGCGCGCCAAACGGTCGGTCACGGGGAAGCTCTCGGAGAACCTCCGGAAGCTCTCCTCCGCCAACGACACGGGCCAGACGCTGTTGGAGTCGATCCGGACGGTCGC is part of the Halorubrum aethiopicum genome and encodes:
- a CDS encoding redoxin domain-containing protein, producing MVDVGDDAPDFAASLVTDDIEPFRLSDRIGDGPVVLAFFPAAFSSTCTDEMRTIRDEFDRFPEACTVLGVSTDLPHALSAYREEYDLPFGLVADPDHRAIEAYDAVADFEGYGVDAVARRSVFVIDAEGTVTYRWLADGHGQEPDYAAVADAATGAITPN
- a CDS encoding Sec-independent protein translocase subunit TatA/TatB; amino-acid sequence: MTSAIPLIGGIPAGPELLIILLVLVLLFGANKIPKLARSTGQAMGEFKKGREEVEEELQKMQEGDLDTDTTTETTAEPPTEATTDTTADDDLETETETEKESSA
- a CDS encoding DUF1405 domain-containing protein; this encodes MRDAVAEELLGEPRSLVVTLALTAFMFLIGVDYYAGTLGEVPTVLWPLYADSAVAVALGALSLATLLPTVGSGDPVAETPTNRALAYLHTLSFVWLVQFGLWPLVSLNLAFESYVIAPDAWIYYWGVLGTHLCFVGLALLFPAFGRTTRGALAVAGALGVANVVVDYWVGYYPPLLYEPGVGLALATLGIAALSVWLASRSFRRLDEDPA
- a CDS encoding type II/IV secretion system ATPase subunit, whose amino-acid sequence is MDGGDAGHDPVTDGNGDEGEGAEATPASDDGANATNRPDPPTSGDPVRVGRYTWREFLQERGDDDVAATLYEWVPNVPTVPAGAVKGRFATADRTGGTLRAVGVVEPFLADGKTAVDGHGTPEEGTLVVGDRDVVVDGRAVFEDRTALDEDTDLDEDTDLDDEPAEPDGASESVVVSGTDVEPAPAGPPTDLDWDRVAFDPAELLGFHPTAGADRIRSAAAVGEVLWDRCHARYNLYEVPVLKGYYTWDDYADEYFYDEEGNPPTDEEGEPLAFTHADKVDALGFDPDRIGEALSAGGEAAAELADLVDERTVDVDPDLDEDAFFSTADGATTFVNRYDLEKAVPMPKKTHFREEERYWVNEPYAFVIVFRSTKENERKYYAVQPYLTRIETDLIEFLTGKLRTSIKYADESIAGGDEAFREGVIAEETRTLLDRYGLYEESSGTNEFVSDLLGRLDRIDLGRFGIDPTAGVPGRLAEALGYQPTDGGSDGDAEDAPVRISARPEPAVLEEDARTLSAYQVEKLLYYLKRDFIGYERIDPIKHDINVEDISCDGYDSPVFVYHADYEQVITNVYHGTDELDDFVVKLAQRSGKGISKRRPQVDATLPDGSRAQLTLGREVSDHGTNYTIRQFNDVPFTPIDLINWRTFSLDQMAFLWLCIENNKNLIFAGGTASGKTTSLNAVSLFIPSNAKIVSIEDTREVELPQRNWIASVTRPSFSDDDKGDVDEFDLLEAALRQRPDYIVMGEIRGEEGRTAFQVMSTGHTTYTTFHADSVGEVLKRFTTDPINVSKTMFTALDLVSIQTSTRVQGRKVRRNKSLTEINHYDAENDEINVQDVFQWQAETDEFLRMGDSNVLEEIMFDRGWSRATLDEELRKRRIVLAYLIDRGLNSYAQVAATFQAFINDPETVLALMANDELERSLEDLREMESVLIDVDRDKEEMVPRPDPDEDGREEAAAILADAEDVFETYRGSIPDSVADALLAVDPARSVEARPDDDREALAAVAAGAAEFEAEASGPSEAEANGASEARASTPSERSGTTAGSDPAPDDGSADADGDIDFGRPFGDGIDVVGPVPEADAGVDDLVGGGESIEGTPADSIDREWDDEPAEENGEVDGESVDGGRLDERALDGVEDTVDDADPDASEAEGDEERDDEGGIDRDDENEIEGDEDGDDADPVDDGWGFEAVEPAEEEG
- a CDS encoding type II secretion system F family protein, with the translated sequence MSLDADVGGESVDGDLLGQLFYPVFGLLFDPDGDLVGDVERKLAEARMPDPVEMYVSRALGIGVLIGIAFAVVGTLLGYGVFALGLISPESLSLGIPVPNPGTRRLLRSLVVPVAVLTSGIVFGSIGFATGFGGLLAVPYSRSASREREINLLLADSVSFMYALSVGGLNQLEILRAMATAEDTYGEVSREFQNIINETEYFGTDYRNAIRTQSMETPSEELSQFLADMLSIVNSGGEMEPFLKDKKEKHLRTSKQEREMTLETLELFGEMYMTLSLFPLLLIIILVIMGMMGEADDRLLYATVYVLIPLTGLGFLVLVSTVKQDEPGDGYLRPDGGSDRLRQTSREGLLHFGLIEAFVGRASVFDRIRDREGTHKTKRILAAPHHFLRDNPLYTLAMTVPAALALVAVAVASGSAPTTVDGWIDRPVWSAFIWVYVPAYLTLVPLTAFYEWDQRAKRSVTGKLSENLRKLSSANDTGQTLLESIRTVADTSSGTLAEEFEVIHAKVNYGMSLRDALVEFNNTYAVPRLARTVKLISEAQEASSQITDVLTTAAQASENQDDIERERRSRTRMQVAIIVMTYVTLLGVMAILQTQFIDVMGGLAEGASGASGGAAGAGFGGGGGVDPEVLSLLFFHAVTIQAVLSGFIAGYIRDARLLSGLKFAVALMTLALGVWIYVG